One region of Nothobranchius furzeri strain GRZ-AD chromosome 16, NfurGRZ-RIMD1, whole genome shotgun sequence genomic DNA includes:
- the acbd4 gene encoding acyl-CoA-binding domain-containing protein 4 isoform X3 — MQLCFQAGEKVSKLTAVSHRAGRLQLYRTPDRGLRLLLEAHAGSGPCYGTARSGSSDTLSGCCGCHSQPPQKWLLPALLRGDAEILQFVQAGHVWTMCSTSSWLLGPSGTLQMVIDTMPMNHTTASFFHHFEPLYSVIGDMPRPPASLLTHVAGVRHEDTLSKMKADGEKQEGPDLHVELNMHEVVHLSPYSLPNESGIPEPLLITSDSESDIFCDSVDSVEQLSSMTIQASKSLSVYNGQEVCPGEGHHQLSHLEGRQAGAGQGGEGAEYRRGQRPPRGSREPGREACYRPAPTGEPRQAPQGGAGGSGQRGGDGSEGRAERLHDAYLQQQVILALRRLREDMGSVMERLEVVERLAASHVPGSEWRTCLQCAASQQRFKVDRHHP; from the exons ATGCAGCTCTGTTTCCAGGCTGGAGAGAAGGTCAGCAAGCTGACAGCGGTCAGCCACCGAGCTGGACGCCTACAGCTGTACAGAACACCGGACCGTGGACTACGGCTTCTGCTGGAGGCTCATGCCGGTTCCGGGCCCTGCTATGGCACAGCCCGCAGTGGATCATCAGACACGCTTTCAGGCTGCTGTGGATGTCATTCACAACCTCCCCAAAAATG GCTGCTACCAGCCCTCCTACGAGGTGATGCTGAGATTCTACAGTTTGTACAAGCAGGCCATGTGTGGACCATGTGCAGTACCTCGTCCTGGCTTCTGGGACCCAGTGGGACGCTACAAATG GTCATCGACACCATGCCCATGAATCACACCACGGCTTCTTTCTTCCATCACTTTGAGCCTCTCTACTCAGTGATTGGTGACATGCCTCGGCCCCCAGCATCACTGCTCACGCACGTAGCTG GGGTCCGGCATGAAGACACTCTCTCAAAGATGAAGGCTGATGGGGAGAAGCAGGAGGGCCCTGACCTACACGTGGAGCTGAACATGCATGAAGTTGTCCACCTGTCTCCCTACTCCCTCCCAAATG AATCTGGGATACCTGAGCCTCTACTGATCACCAGTGACTCAGAGAGTGACATCTTTTGTGACTCTGTGGATTCAGTGGAGCAGCTGAGCAGCATGACG ATCCAAGCCAGTAAGTCACTCAGCGTTTACAATGGCCAGGAGGTCTGTCCAGGTGAGGGCCATCACCAGCTGAGCCACCTGGAGGGACGGCAGGCTGGAGCAGGTCAGGGTGGAGAAGGAGCAGAGTACCGGAGGGGTCAGAGGCCCCCCAGGGGGAGTCGAGAACCTGGGAGAGAAGCTTGTTACa GACCTGCTCCAACAGGTGAGCCAAGGCAGGCGCCCCAAGGCGGGGCAGGTGGTTCTGGACAAAGAGGGGGCGATGGGTCGGAGGGCAGAGCCGAGAGGCTGCATGATGCCTATCTGCAGCAGCAGGTCATCCTGGCTCTGCGACGGCTCAGAGAAGACATGGGGAGTGTGATGGAGAGGCTGGAGgtggtggagcggctcgctgccTCTCAC